CAGTTCACATAATATTCTTCCAGAATATGGTTTGAATTTTTCTCCCCATTGAAATCTGAAATTTCAAACATTGCTATTACCTCCCAAAGTCAGAGCAACGATACTTGAAATAGAAAAAACGATACCTAAAACTCTAATACGGCTAACTCTTTCCTTAAGGTATATCACACCGAGAATCACAGGAATTAGAGGGTACATTGAAATAATCAGAACACTAATTATAACTAACTGTCCTTCTTTAGCGATAGTATAGAGAACAAGACCAAGAGCGCTTGTTGCACCGGCAAACATAGCTTTTCTTGCCTGACTCCTGGTCACCTCAAAAATACTAGGCTTTGCATAGGGAAAAATTGCTGTGGCGCCAACAAACATACTCACTGCGACAGCAGCTAAGGCTCCTGAAGAAGGTACATTCCCTAATGTTACTAATTGACATGCAAATCCAAGCCCAGAAAAAATAGCTTGACTAACTCCACCTTTTTTCCGCTCAGTTATATAGTTACTATTAGAATGATTAGTATTCAAAGTCATAAGTATAATTGCTGGGATTGAAAAAACAATCCCTAGACTACTGAATAAACCAATACGTTCGCCAAGAAATAAAATGGATATAATTAGAGAGAAAACTACCATTGAAACGCCGCTAAGCGGGACAATGGCACTAACGGCACCAGTACTCATGCCTCGATAAAGAAAAATTGCGCCCCATGCTGAAGCAATACCTGACAACGCCCCCCAATAAAGAGAACTAAAGGTAAAATTAGAGAAAAAAATCGCGGCCATTAATACTATTAAAAAACCGCCCATATGTGTAAAGAAGCTTATCTTCTTCACCTCATAATGCCTAGACAACATACCATTTATAAAGTGAGTAAGCCCTAGACACGCCATTGCTATAATTGAAATAAAAATAGACAATCCGTCTACTCCACCAGGTCATCTATTGGAGGATACCCCCCTGCTTCATCATGTACCTCATCGCCTCTTGTCGGTGGCGTGAAAATACAGATCCCCCGCAGATCAGTAATGGCATGCAACTCATGCCCATCACCGATACTCAGGTAATAACACACCCCCGGATATAGCACGTGCCTGACTCCACTAAAAAAGTCATCAACATACCCAGTTCCAGAAATTATATAAACAAATTCTTCTTGATACTTGTAACAAATATTTAAAGTTTCACCAGAGCGTATGATCGTATCATGCACCGAATATATAGCGCCGTCATCACTAACAAGAAGTCTATAGCTATCAAAGTGATGATTATCTACATGCTGAAAAGATTTCCTTATCTTATCCTTGCTCCACACCCTCATTTAGCCAACTCCTCTTTCCTTTCAAGTCGTATCAGAGTTTCTTTATGATGATTGCTAAAAAAATCGCATTCTAAAAATAAATCTTTTTGAGTTATATTAGCGTTATAAGTTTTGGCAAGTGATATCAACCCGCCTTATTCACGAAGACGCTGACTGGGCGGCGTGAAGAGGCTGGCTGGCGGCGTCGCTCATCAGGATCGGCCTCTCCGACGCGAGAGGCCGCTGAGTAATGCCCGAACATGGCTTTCTTCCCGGTTTCTTATAGCTCTTGGGAATCCATTGCGACCGTCAAAGCAGCCGTGACCGCCGGCCGCTGCAGCGGTCGCTCGATTTCAGGTCCTGAAGCCGTCTCGCCGGGCGTCAACTCAGCGCCGTCAGCTTCGGCAGCCCCTTCAGCAACGTCGGCCACCACTTATCGGCGGCGGCACCCAGATGAAGGGTGATCCGCCGGGCATGCAGCTTCAGTGTGGCGGCGACCTTAAGCACCTGCTCGCGCATCCGACTCAGGCTCCAGCCTTGCCGAGTCTGCCGCTCCAGCAGGCAGCGCAGGCCATGCAGGACCTGATAAGCATAGAGGCTGAGTAGCAGGCTCACCTCGTTACGCGCCATCACGTCCTGAACCGTGGAGGCGCCACGATCCGTCGACGAGAGGTGTACGTCGAGCGCTGATTTCACCTCGCCCATGTGCGCTTCGGCGCTACCGCGCTTGCGGTACAGTGCCAGGACCTTCTCCGGCGGCCAGTCGAACTTGTTGAGGTTGGTGACCAGGAAGAAGGCATGCAACAGCAGGTCATCGGGTCGCTCTTGCACGACCAGTACCACGCGCCGTGGTTCAGGCCAGGTGCCGGCCTGGTACTCCAGGTCATGACACCATTCCCGTGGCTGCTCGGGCGGCCGACCTCGGGGCCGCTTCAGGTACGGCGCCGCCAGTGTCTGCAGCCCCGTGTGACTGCGCAGCCGGCCCAGGTACTCGATGCCGCGATCTTCCAACGCCTCCAGCGTGTCGTTGTCGGTGAACCCGGCGTCGATACGCACCCGAACCTGGGCGCCGGTGCTTTCGTTGAGCCGCTTCACCAGGTGCGGGATCCAGGTATCGGCGTTCTCGGCCGGGCCGGCGTTGCCTTCGCGTAGTAGGCCGCCCACCATGTCACCGGTTTCGGCCAGCGAGGCGACCAGCGGCGAGTAGATGCGGACCCCGTAAAGGCCATGATAGGCCGAGCCACCTTGGTGACCGTGGACCTCGATCGGCAGGCCGTCGATGTCGAGGGTCAACTGCTTGGGTCGCTCGCCGTTCTTCAGCGAGGTCAGGCGCCAGACTACCAGTCGCAGCAGGCCTTCATGCACGGCATCGATGTTGTCGTTGCGTCCAAGGCAAGTCAGCAGCCGCGACAGCGTGGCTTGAGACGGCCGGTCCTGGGCCAGTGGCGTCATTCCACGCGCATCGCTGCAGGCCAGCTGCCAGAGGGGATCACGCCGCAACGTGTCGGTATCGCTGAGGTCGATCCAGCCCATCGCGCGCTGCAGCACCAGGGTTCGCAGCTGGCTGGCCAGCGAGTGGCGGATGCGTAGCGGGTGGCGTTGATCGACCAGATTGTCTTCGAGCGCCTCGATCACACCGCTGTTGTCGAGGGCTTCACGCAGCAGCAGAGCGCCGCTGTCACTGGTGGTGCGGTGGCCGCTCAGCTCGACACGGACGGAGCCGTTGCACGAGGGCGTCCAGGTAGATAGGCTTTCACCCATAGCGGATGGCTCTCTTGGTTCAGGTTCTTGGCGGAACACATTGAATTTTCAAGAGAATACCATCCGCTATCTTCGTTTTCAGGCCGGCCTCATGAATAGGCCGGGATCAACGTGTTGTATGCTGCATCATTACTAATATCAATTGTAGCTTCAAATGCCCTAACATTTTCGCCTAAACTATCGATCAATCTTTTCACTAAAGCAAAACCCAAACCATAACTTCTTACATCAGGATCAACAGCTATCTGCCACAAAAAAAGTGTCTTGCCATCGGGTCTGATATATGCAAGTATGTAACCAAATAATTTATTCCCAGACTTGGCCATCAGAGATGTATTTCTGAAATCTCGCGACCAAACAAGATAAAAATACTCAGGACACAAATCCAAATCATCATTGCATGCTGCCATTCGAAACAAGCTTTTAGCATCACCTACCGACGGATGCTCGAATCTAATTCCACTTTGGTTCATTGCAACACCTGATTAATTTCTGTTTGATTTAGGATGCCGCAAAAATTAGGATATATAAAATCAATCCACGTCATCTTTAATATGAGGTGATTCGATGAGCAAAAAAAATGAAATAACCCTGTCACAGCTTCGCGCTTTCAAAAGTGTCGCAGATACACAATCTTACACTAAAGCTGCCTCATGCATGGGAGTAAGCCAGTCGGGCATAAGTCACTCTTTAAAAAGGCTTGAGGATTTTTTTGAGACTCCACTTTTTTCCTACAATGGACGAAACATTTCTGGACTTACTCCTGTCGGAATCGAACTATATACTTGTTCTGAAGACATTATAGTAGAACTAAACAATATTAATGCACTTGCAGATTTTTCCAGAAGCTCGCCCAAGGAACGGCTTAATATCGCTTCAATCAATAGCGTTGCCACATCATATCTAAACAATATAAAGAACAAAAAAATTGAGAGCTGTATTGGAAACATACTCACTGGTTTTGAGCATGAAGTTGAAAGGTGGGTCGTGGATGGAATAGCTGATGTCGGATTTACAACTGATATTTCAAATACTGTCTCGCAAAAGTGGAAAGGGACGTTTTATGGGAAAGTTGCATTCCAAGACGAGCTTGTTGTGGTGGTCCCCAAAGAACACCCTCTAGCTAGGGCCTGTTGACGTTTCACATTGGTAGCCATAAAAAGCCGCATGCCAAGGCCACCATGCTTTCGTAATTTCGTTTGAGCTTATCGTAGCGCGTCGCAATGGCGCGATACGGTTTCAATCGAGCAAAGGCATTCTCAACCAGATGCCGGTAGCGATATAACCCTCTGTCCAGATTGGCATTTCCTTTTTTCGAGTTACGCCTGCGTGGAATGACGGCAGCCATTCCTTTGGCTTCGACCTGCTCACGGATACGTTCACTGTCATAGCCTTTGTCAGCCACCAGCGCGTCACCTGCCGGCAAACCGTCAATCAATGCCTGGGCTTCCGTGCTGTCGTGCACTTCACCCCCGGTTATTCTGAAGGCGATCGGCAACCCATAAGCATCCACGGCCAAGTGGATCTTGCTGGTATTGCCTGCACGACTTTTGCCAATGGCTTCTGCATCTTCCGTGGCAGCCCCAGTGCTATCTTGGTGAGCCTTGACGTAGGAACCATCAATAAATAGCCACTCGACATCAGGATCTTCCACCAGAGAGATGAAAATCCTCATCAGCTTTCCACTCGCTGACCAGGCGTTGAAGCGCTTGTAGACCGTGTTCCAGGGGCCAAACGCCTCCGGTAGGTCCCGCCACGGGCAGCCGGTTCGCATCCGATAAAGGATGCCTTCCACCGTGGTACGCAGATCGGTCTTGTCATAAATACCTTGTTGAAGCAGGATAGATTTCAGCTTCGGCCAGTGTTCATCCGTGAGCATTTGTCGGGGCATGGCAGGCTTGCAGTTTGTTGGCTTAGGAACCTTTATTCTGTGAGCTTGCCCCTATCCTGCCAATACCCCTGCCATGAAACGTCAACAGACCCTAGTAACCTTGAGGTTTCCCTTGATCAAGCTAGTGACTTCCCACTAATAATTTCTTCAGGTGGATGCGAGGATTTAGTATATAAATTTTTCGAAGAATCAGGGGTTTCACGAAATGAACTTTTGATTCGCTTATGGGTTAATGATTTCAGCACTTTAATTCAAATGGTTAGAAGTGACATTGGCGCCTCTATTGTTCCTAGACTTGCACTACGCAAGGAAGACAGTAGAGGCATTGAGACACTAAGCCTAAAGCCTAGCTTGTATAGATCTATCATAGTTTTCGGACTGACGATAAATATGGATCGTCCTGAGGTAAAATATTTCTTCGAAAACTTCAAGAGCGAGTCAAAATAATTACTAATAATGAAATAAAACAGGCGATAAATTAGCCTATTTGAAAAATCACATTGTTGATGCGCCTGATAACTTTATTCTGCGGAAGAGCACTCAACAATTACTAAGAAGTACCCGCATGAAGATAAACATGTATAAATATCGAGGCACCTATAGCGAATAGGGTGATTTTTCCTGAATTCACGACACGTACCGATATCTGAAACAGCGTACTTAGATTCATAAAATAACTACAACCATTTGGACCACAAGATAGAAGCAGGAGGGTCTGCACCGTTGCCCTCCCTGCTTTACCGACCAAAGTGAAGCAGAACATGGATTCCGACAGCTGACCCAGACACAACGATACCAGATTTACGCTCGTGATGACTTAGATATGAGCCAGCGGCAGATCGCTAGAGAGCTCGGGCTCCACGGCAGACAAGGGTTACGACAGCAATGCATTACGACATTACTGCACACGTTACGGCATGCGCCCGATTATCCCCCGACGCCTTTTGGATCGACGCCCACGGCCAGTCCTACCGCATCAGTTTGACCGGCCCAAGTATCGCCAGCATAATATGGTAGAGTGGCTCTTTGGCTGGCTCAAGGAAAAACGCCAACTTAATACTCGGTACGATAAGCTCGCCAGCAGTTACAGAGCGATGGTGACGCTGGCTTGCATTGAGCGGTGTATGAGAGTCGACTTTTCAGACAAAACCTAGGGGGCGTTAACAATTAGGCCAGCCATATGGCGGCTGACACGAGGCAGAGGAGTGACTGGTAGTTTCTTGCCAGTCGCTCATAGCGTGTAGATAACCGCCGGAACTTCTTGATTTTCTGAAAGAACCTCTCCACCAGATTGCGATCTTGGTAACAGTGCCAGTCTACTTCAATGCGCGCCAAACGATTCTTTTTCGGAGGAATCACCGGCTCGGCACCTGCGGCCTGAATCATGTCCCGCAGAGCAGTGGAGTCATACCCCTTGTCGCCCAGCACTGCTTGCGGGGAAAAACCTTCCAGTAGAGCGGGAGCAGCACCATACTCCGACGCCTGGCCCGGTGTGAGAACCAATCGTACTGGGTTACCTAACGCATCGACTGCGGCATGAATTTTGGTGCTCAATCCGCCTCGAGATTTGCCCATGGCTTCGACGTCTTGCGTGTTTTTTTTGACGCTCCATGCTGGTGCACCCTGACGAT
This DNA window, taken from Halomonas piscis, encodes the following:
- a CDS encoding IS5 family transposase; amino-acid sequence: MPRQMLTDEHWPKLKSILLQQGIYDKTDLRTTVEGILYRMRTGCPWRDLPEAFGPWNTVYKRFNAWSASGKLMRIFISLVEDPDVEWLFIDGSYVKAHQDSTGAATEDAEAIGKSRAGNTSKIHLAVDAYGLPIAFRITGGEVHDSTEAQALIDGLPAGDALVADKGYDSERIREQVEAKGMAAVIPRRRNSKKGNANLDRGLYRYRHLVENAFARLKPYRAIATRYDKLKRNYESMVALACGFLWLPM
- a CDS encoding GNAT family N-acetyltransferase gives rise to the protein MNQSGIRFEHPSVGDAKSLFRMAACNDDLDLCPEYFYLVWSRDFRNTSLMAKSGNKLFGYILAYIRPDGKTLFLWQIAVDPDVRSYGLGFALVKRLIDSLGENVRAFEATIDISNDAAYNTLIPAYS
- a CDS encoding IS5 family transposase (programmed frameshift) codes for the protein MSRLKLRDDQWERIEHLLPGKASDCGVTAKDNRLFVEAVLWIARTGAPWRDLPESFGRWHTVYMRYNRWSRKGVWQRIFDTVADDPDLEQLMIDGSIVRVHQHGASKKTRKVEAMGKSRGGLSTKIHAAVDALGNPVRLVLTPGQASEYGAAPALLEGFSPQAVLGDKGYDSTALRDMIQAAGAEPVIPPKKNRLARIEVDWHCYQDRNLVERFFQKIKKFRRLSTRYERLARNYQSLLCLVSAAIWLA
- a CDS encoding EamA family transporter yields the protein MSIFISIIAMACLGLTHFINGMLSRHYEVKKISFFTHMGGFLIVLMAAIFFSNFTFSSLYWGALSGIASAWGAIFLYRGMSTGAVSAIVPLSGVSMVVFSLIISILFLGERIGLFSSLGIVFSIPAIILMTLNTNHSNSNYITERKKGGVSQAIFSGLGFACQLVTLGNVPSSGALAAVAVSMFVGATAIFPYAKPSIFEVTRSQARKAMFAGATSALGLVLYTIAKEGQLVIISVLIISMYPLIPVILGVIYLKERVSRIRVLGIVFSISSIVALTLGGNSNV
- a CDS encoding LysR family transcriptional regulator, with the translated sequence MSKKNEITLSQLRAFKSVADTQSYTKAASCMGVSQSGISHSLKRLEDFFETPLFSYNGRNISGLTPVGIELYTCSEDIIVELNNINALADFSRSSPKERLNIASINSVATSYLNNIKNKKIESCIGNILTGFEHEVERWVVDGIADVGFTTDISNTVSQKWKGTFYGKVAFQDELVVVVPKEHPLARAC
- a CDS encoding LysR family transcriptional regulator substrate-binding protein, with the translated sequence MSLPLSCQYPCHETSTDPSNLEVSLDQASDFPLIISSGGCEDLVYKFFEESGVSRNELLIRLWVNDFSTLIQMVRSDIGASIVPRLALRKEDSRGIETLSLKPSLYRSIIVFGLTINMDRPEVKYFFENFKSESK
- a CDS encoding ectoine synthase, which translates into the protein MRVWSKDKIRKSFQHVDNHHFDSYRLLVSDDGAIYSVHDTIIRSGETLNICYKYQEEFVYIISGTGYVDDFFSGVRHVLYPGVCYYLSIGDGHELHAITDLRGICIFTPPTRGDEVHDEAGGYPPIDDLVE
- a CDS encoding IS1380 family transposase, whose amino-acid sequence is MGESLSTWTPSCNGSVRVELSGHRTTSDSGALLLREALDNSGVIEALEDNLVDQRHPLRIRHSLASQLRTLVLQRAMGWIDLSDTDTLRRDPLWQLACSDARGMTPLAQDRPSQATLSRLLTCLGRNDNIDAVHEGLLRLVVWRLTSLKNGERPKQLTLDIDGLPIEVHGHQGGSAYHGLYGVRIYSPLVASLAETGDMVGGLLREGNAGPAENADTWIPHLVKRLNESTGAQVRVRIDAGFTDNDTLEALEDRGIEYLGRLRSHTGLQTLAAPYLKRPRGRPPEQPREWCHDLEYQAGTWPEPRRVVLVVQERPDDLLLHAFFLVTNLNKFDWPPEKVLALYRKRGSAEAHMGEVKSALDVHLSSTDRGASTVQDVMARNEVSLLLSLYAYQVLHGLRCLLERQTRQGWSLSRMREQVLKVAATLKLHARRITLHLGAAADKWWPTLLKGLPKLTALS